CAGTTGGTTCCATACGGACTGTAGAAACGCTGAAGTCGCAGGATGCCGTCGCGGTCCGCCTGCACGGGCCGGGAGACTTCCAGGCGCTCACGCCCGGTGACCTCAGTCCGCCCCTCGCTGGAGACCTCCTCCGGGTAACGCGTAACGAGAACGTAGGACTCCCCGGGGTTCACGCGCAGCACGTTCAGGTCTCCCGGCGCGCTCAGCAGCTCGGACGGGGACACGTCCATGCGCGCCTGCTGAGCGGCAGATAACATGCCCAGAACTGCCTCCGCTGTCAGACGCATGTTCAGGTGATCCGCCCAGTCCGACAGCCGGGGACCCGTTTCGCCGGGCAGGGCCACCCCGTTCAGACTCAGCTGACCACCGGGGGCGAGCGGCACGCGCACGCCCAGACCTGCCCGGTAGGCCCGCACCCCGAGGTTCGGCAGGTTCAGGAAGGGTCCTCGCACGTGATAGGCCTGCTCCAGCCAGGGGATGAGCGGGCGGAACAGACCGTTCGACCCTTTCACCAGGAAGCGGTCCGCGCCAGGAAGGGCCTCCGCCTCGAAGATCAGGGGCCGGTCGTCGGAGGCACCACCCCTGAGCGGGATCGTCGGCGCACGCCCGACGTGCAGGGTCGCCGTCCCACCCGCGTTCACCACGCTCGCCTGAGGAGGCAGCTGGCGGGCCCACGCGTCGAGTCGCAGACCCGGGACGATGTCTCCAGACACACCACGAAGTCCATACCCGTCCCCAACCTGCGGAATGGGTGTGGGGAACACCTGCACGTCCCGGAAATACAGCCCGGTCATGACGACCGTCAGGGTGAGTGCCGCCCAACCCAGCAGATACAGGGGCGGGTGTGTGACCCACAGGCTCCGGCGCACCGTGAGGGGCGAGCCCAATTCCCGCAGCGCCAGCCGGCCCGCTTCCGCCTCTGTGCAGCCACTGAGGCGCAGGTCCTGCAGACGCTCATGCAGGTGAGAGCGCAATTCCGCCTGCACCTCAGCGCGGACAGTACCGCGCAGGCCCCTGGTCGCTGAGCGGATGAAGCGTTCCTCGGGGTTCATGCGAACTCCAGGTAGGGTCGCAGGGCGCTGGCATGGGCGCGCTGGGCGTCGCGCTGGCGTTTCAGTTCGGTCAGGCCCGCGTCGGTCAGGTGGTAGTACTTGCGGGGTGGGCCGCCGGCGTCGCTGGGTCGGGTTTCGGCGTGAATTAGGCCGCGTTTCTCCAGGCGGTGCAGGGCGGGGTAGAGGGTGCCTTCCTTGAATTTGAAGTGCCCGCCGGTTCTGTTCTGGACGTCCTGAATGATGCGCAGGCCGTACAGGGGGCCGTCCTCCAGGCTGGCCAGCAGGAGGAAGTCCAGCGTGCCGCGGAGCAGGTTGCCGTCCGCACCGTTACTTTGCATGGCTACATAGTGACATAAAGTACCGGTGGGCGCTGTGCGTACCTGCCAGCAGGTGCGGATCAGCGGAACAGCTTCAGTCGCGCCTCAATCACGCTGGCCGCGGACGGCCGTGCAGTCGTGACCGCCCGGGCGCGGGCCACTTCACCCGGGTCACCGTAGTTCGACAGTTTCAGGCCGTTCAGGTAGACCGTGGGGGTGCCCTGCACGCCTATGGCCTGACCCGTTATGAAGTGAGCCACCACGTCAGAGGTCTCCAGTTTGCCCAGGCACGACTTGAACCGGGTCGTATCCAGTCCCGCCGCCTTGGCGTACGCCGCATACTTCCCCGGTGCATCCTTCGGATTCAGCGGCGTCCACACATTGAAGTTCGCGAACAGCTGATCAGCGAACGGCCAGAATTTCCCCTGTGCCGCAGCGCACTCCCCGGCCTGCGCCGCCCCCTCCGCATTTTTATGAAATGACAGCGGAAATTCATAGTGCATCACGCGGTTCGTGGCACTGTCCTTACGCCACGTGGGCATCGCCGTATCCCACATCTGCTTGCAGTACGGGCACTGGAAGTCACTGAAGACCCGCAGGGTGACGGGCGCCGTCGCGTCGCCCGTCACGGCCTTTGTGACTGGAAACGCACTGTCCGCCCAGACCTTCACCGCTACGTACGCGAAGTACCGCGTGTTGCTCTCCTCGCCCGTAACCTTCAGGGCAATCAGATCGGTCGCGCCGTCGTCCGTCAGTTCCACAAACCCGGCCCGGGCGGCGCTCAGTACCTGCGGACTGCTGAGATTGTCCTTCAGTTTCGGCAGGTCCGTGGCCCGCAGACCCCATCCGGCGCCCACACCGCGCGTCAGGTCATCCAGCGAACTGGTCTCAGTAAGCACACCTACCACGAATCCCCCCGCCACGTCCAGCGTCACGGTGGTCAGACCCTGCCGCAGCGTTGTGCCCTCCGCGGTCATACCCTTCAGAATGGGCTGAGCGAGCGTCTGAGCCGGTGTTTCCAGCAGCTGAGCGCTCGCCTGCGCCGTCAGCAGGAGGGTAATGGTCACCGCAGTCACGTGCCAAGGAAGAAGAGAAATCACGCGGCGCAGTCTAGAGCCAGGGCGCACCATCACCGACCGCAACTGCCCCCCTGTTTACAGCTCTGAAAAGCCGTGCTAACATTCCTTCCGCTGGAGAGGAAGACCCACCAGCCGCCCGCAAGGGACAGCAACAGCCTCACGGCGCTGTAGCCAAGTGGTAAGGCAGAGGTCTGCAAAACCTCCACCACCGGTTCGAGTCCGGTCAGCGCCTCCAAGTACCCCATTCCAGGTTCAGAACCGTAGCTCAGGGGTAGAGCACTACCTTGACACGGTAGGGGTCAGGGGTTCAAATCCCCTCGGTTCTACCAGTAAGCGCCCACCCAGTGGGCGTTTTTCTTTTTCCCCACGCATCAATTTTTGCCCTGGTAGCAGCGCTGGTAGCAACCAGCGTTTTTAGGGGGCCAGCGGGTCGCTGTCGCGGTCCGCTCTGGCGGTGAGGGTGCTGAGGCTCAGGGCGGCCCGTTCCCGCTGCTCTTCGAACACGTGACCGTAGATGTCCAGGCTGATGCTGGCGCGGCTGTGGCCCATGCGGTCGGCCAGTACCTTGGGGTCCAGGCCCTGGTAGATGGCGAGGGACGCGCACGTGTGGCGGATGTCGTGGATGCGGATGCGCCGCACGCTCGCCGTGTCTAAGAGGACGTACCAATCCCAGAGGAGGTTGCGGCGGTGGTACACGGTGCCCACGCTGGTCGGGAACACAAGCCCGTGTTCCTCCCAGGCGTCCCCGGCCGCGTCGCGTTCCTGAGCCTGCCGTTCCCGGTGCAGGCGCAGCGCATTGATGGTGTCTGGTGGGAGGGGGATGCG
This DNA window, taken from Deinococcus radiotolerans, encodes the following:
- a CDS encoding permease prefix domain 1-containing protein, with amino-acid sequence MNPEERFIRSATRGLRGTVRAEVQAELRSHLHERLQDLRLSGCTEAEAGRLALRELGSPLTVRRSLWVTHPPLYLLGWAALTLTVVMTGLYFRDVQVFPTPIPQVGDGYGLRGVSGDIVPGLRLDAWARQLPPQASVVNAGGTATLHVGRAPTIPLRGGASDDRPLIFEAEALPGADRFLVKGSNGLFRPLIPWLEQAYHVRGPFLNLPNLGVRAYRAGLGVRVPLAPGGQLSLNGVALPGETGPRLSDWADHLNMRLTAEAVLGMLSAAQQARMDVSPSELLSAPGDLNVLRVNPGESYVLVTRYPEEVSSEGRTEVTGRERLEVSRPVQADRDGILRLQRFYSPYGTNWTALRVHPDFRRWAAAPLTSQTLPAVLVQVGREYRRGVPLKIVGTPALEGQAYEIPLVELKPGQP
- a CDS encoding PadR family transcriptional regulator — protein: MQSNGADGNLLRGTLDFLLLASLEDGPLYGLRIIQDVQNRTGGHFKFKEGTLYPALHRLEKRGLIHAETRPSDAGGPPRKYYHLTDAGLTELKRQRDAQRAHASALRPYLEFA
- a CDS encoding DsbA family protein, yielding MTAVTITLLLTAQASAQLLETPAQTLAQPILKGMTAEGTTLRQGLTTVTLDVAGGFVVGVLTETSSLDDLTRGVGAGWGLRATDLPKLKDNLSSPQVLSAARAGFVELTDDGATDLIALKVTGEESNTRYFAYVAVKVWADSAFPVTKAVTGDATAPVTLRVFSDFQCPYCKQMWDTAMPTWRKDSATNRVMHYEFPLSFHKNAEGAAQAGECAAAQGKFWPFADQLFANFNVWTPLNPKDAPGKYAAYAKAAGLDTTRFKSCLGKLETSDVVAHFITGQAIGVQGTPTVYLNGLKLSNYGDPGEVARARAVTTARPSAASVIEARLKLFR
- a CDS encoding site-specific integrase, producing MTLLGTAMKHAMQLGLIYRNPVEAVKRVKVVRRDFQVWESSEVHQLIGAVLEDHLYGLVYLALTTVLRRGELCGLRWTDIQRGVIHIQQNCVLVGNTATLTTPKTKASRRRIPLPPDTINALRLHRERQAQERDAAGDAWEEHGLVFPTSVGTVYHRRNLLWDWYVLLDTASVRRIRIHDIRHTCASLAIYQGLDPKVLADRMGHSRASISLDIYGHVFEEQRERAALSLSTLTARADRDSDPLAP